One Mycolicibacterium sarraceniae genomic window carries:
- the eccE gene encoding type VII secretion protein EccE, which yields MSGIPSPGAGRLTVVLLAVVAAVLAYPWRTPNHQWALGIAIAVVLVSLLWWRGRYLTTIAGQRLRVLLRRRPIEASPAELHRAGVDAVATVLVRVDGDDRQPPLGLLSGYLDRYGLRADSVRVTTRSTADDATTWVGLTFSGARNLSALQARSAQIPLREAAENAARRLIGQLREIGWTATIADPDQVPDLVAADAREQWQSVTDARGYLTTYAAQNPEALAAVSLATAAEAWTVVEIAGTSRLDRVRAGAAIRTEGKPSTPTAGLVSIPGRQASALAALHPLSGARLVN from the coding sequence ATGAGTGGGATCCCCAGCCCAGGGGCGGGGCGGCTCACCGTCGTCCTGCTGGCAGTCGTCGCGGCGGTTCTGGCCTATCCGTGGCGGACGCCCAACCACCAGTGGGCCCTCGGTATCGCCATTGCCGTGGTGCTGGTCTCGCTGCTCTGGTGGCGTGGCCGCTACCTCACCACCATCGCTGGCCAGCGTCTTCGGGTGCTGCTGCGCCGCAGACCGATTGAGGCCAGTCCTGCGGAACTGCACCGGGCCGGCGTCGACGCGGTCGCCACGGTGCTGGTGCGCGTCGACGGTGACGATCGCCAACCGCCGCTCGGCCTGCTCTCGGGGTATCTCGATCGCTACGGGCTGCGGGCCGATTCGGTGCGGGTCACCACCCGCAGCACCGCCGATGACGCGACGACCTGGGTCGGGCTGACCTTCAGCGGGGCGCGGAATCTGAGCGCGTTGCAGGCCCGGTCGGCACAGATACCACTGCGTGAGGCCGCCGAGAACGCAGCTCGGCGGCTCATCGGCCAGCTGCGTGAAATCGGCTGGACAGCAACGATTGCCGATCCGGATCAGGTACCGGATCTGGTCGCAGCAGACGCCCGTGAACAGTGGCAATCGGTCACCGATGCCCGCGGTTACCTGACCACTTACGCCGCCCAGAACCCCGAAGCCCTTGCGGCCGTGAGCTTGGCAACCGCCGCCGAGGCATGGACGGTGGTGGAGATCGCGGGAACATCGCGCCTCGACCGGGTCAGGGCGGGGGCGGCGATCCGCACGGAAGGTAAGCCGAGCACGCCGACCGCGGGCTTGGTATCGATCCCCGGGCGGCAGGCCAGTGCACTGGCCGCGCTGCACCCGCTGTCGGGTGCGCGCCTGGTCAACTGA